The window GATTTGATCGTCCTGATGAAGAATTGGCAAAATCAGACCTGGCAATTCAAATCAGTAAAATCATCCAACAAAAAGGTTGGACGCAAAAAAAAGCCGCAGGTGTTCTCGGCATCGACCAACCCAAAGTATCCGCGCTCAAAAACGGACGACTGGGCGGATTTTCTATCGAGCGTCTGTTGTCTTTCTTGCGGGCATTGGACCGGGACATTGATATCGTCGTACGTCCCAAAACCGAAGATGTAGCACATATCCAGGTTGCAGAAGCAATCAATCGTCCCAGATATGTAACGCGCTAAAAAAGGGGCTTATGTAGGATAGGGCCGAAATGCTGTACATGCAAAAAGTTACTTGACTTTATGTCAAGGAGTTTTTTATCCTTCAAAAAACAGCGCAATCCGCGCATACACAGCAGAAGCCACGCGCCAATAGGCGCATACAAGGAGACAGGTGTATGGAAAAAGCAGAGAATGTGCTATCAGAAGAGAACACTGCCTCTCGCTTCCTTTATCATTGGTGGAGAAATCGACTTACGGATGACAACAATGAAAGACTGCTAACGCATAAGTTGCCTTTTGCAAAAAAAAATAAAGGACAAGGTATATCTTCTCCAGTCCATGAATTTCAAATTGATTTACCCCTGCCTTCCGGACATTGGCCTATCATTTTTGAAGAATTTCCAGATGGGTCTTGGGCGGTATATTTTAAGGATTTCCCAGACATTATCGCGGGTAGTAGTGATGATTTGGAAGAAGCATTAGAGTGTTTAACAGAGATTGTTATTGATGAACTTTCAGACGATAAAAATATTTCTGATAACATTTCTCCATATCAGAAAAGACGATATCAATTCTTGAAAAAGGTTTTCGGGGTATGAATGTGAAAGAACACCGAAGAAAGGTACTGAGAAAGCTCAAATTTGTTAAAAAAGAAGGAAGAAAACATGAAATATGGATATTTGACGCTGGAAAAGTACGTGTAAGGACGGTTGTAAGCCGCGGCACTCAAGATATTGGAGATGGACTTTTGAAAACCATTTGTCGCCAACTACATGTTTCAATAAGTCAATACCGAAAAATTGTATCCTGTAAGATGTCGAAGGAAAACTATTACAAACACCTGGTTGACACTGAAATTGTTTAACTCCTCTATTTCCGAAATCAAGATACCCAAAATAGATATAAAAGGGAAATTCTCCAATGTAGGAAGATCAGCAACGGTCCTATTCCATTCTAACTTTTAGCCAGATTCCCACTGGCGTGTACTAATCCTCTGCCACATTATCTAATTCCTGTAGCAGAACCCCATCAATCAAATCAATCAATTCTTGCACCGTCTCAACAGTGAGTTGCGGCGACTTAAAACCATGGGCAACCGCATCTCGCGTTTTCTGTGCGTGTTTGAGTTCGTGATATGTTTCTCGTGCAATGATCCCTTCAAAAGCCATTTGCTTAAGCAGATAATCGGGCGTTGCTGTTTCGCCCGCTATTTCCTCTTTCACCGCCAGGACTCTCAAAGTCGCTTCCGCCAAAGACCACCCCACAAGAAATGCAGCCTCTAAATGCCCGTTTTCCACAAATAGAGCCACTTCCACAATTTTTGAACGAATTTCTTCGACAGTAAATAGCGAAGCTCCATTCACAAAAAATGAATTTTCTGGTCCCAATAAAAACAACTCAAATTTCCAGTCAGCCTCGTTTTTGACAATTTTTGCCAATTCATTGACTTGAGGAAAATCAGAAACCTGTCCACGCACTCTTACTTCGACCACAATATGCTCATCGCCTTTATGCACAATCAAATCTGGCCGAAACGCCTGTAAAAAATCAGGTAATTGATCGCCCTGAGGTTCGATCAACACATCATAGCCTTTGTCGCGATATACTTGCCCAACTTTCTGGACACGCTGGCTTTCGCTCTCATGAGCAGTTAAGTCAGCCATTGAACACATCTTCCTTTATTTGGCGTTTCATTTTTTGGAAAGATCGATATTCTTCAGGCTTAACATACCGCCAGGATTGAGGAGCTACAAAATTCGAGAATAGATTTCTCAGCTTGCTCAAATCAACCGGATTTTCATATTCCCAAACGTCCGTGACTTGCAGGGCATAAGCAATTTCACACCCTTCATAATAGGTATCAAAACCTCGCTTATCGACACCAGCGAGTTCAGATACCTCATTCCAAATTTCCTCGGGCGAACCCTGCCAAACATGTCCCACGCGGAAACCGCCGCGGAGTTGCCTGACAGGGCTTGACACGTAAATAAATACATCACGGTCCTCTATACAGGACGCAATACGCCTACGCAACTCGGCTTTTTTTAATCCTTCAAAAATCAAGTCTGCATAACAAGGCTTCAATGACAAAAGTAATGGTTTTGTTATTGTGTTCATGGCCTACCCGGGTATCCAAGGTGAAAGAGTTTACAGAATGTTTCTGTAGGTATTTTTAATGGAGATCGTAGCCCCAGCCCAACATTATCCTCTTTGAAAACCGTTCTCATCGCCTCTAATGAAACCGGCTGTGGAAAAGGAAATGTGTGCGAAAATCTCAACGCCATGATCTCTGTTTCTGTATTACGACCACACATTTCATAGAGATGCTTCCAATCCAGTATCCCGAGATTTTTAAATTTCTTGAATAGCACTTTGGGAGTACCTATCTCAACATCATCAAGGTGGGATACCGCCACAATTTGTTTTTTACCACTTACGTACCACAAAATCCGGGCGGGTGGCTTAAGCATCTTATGGTGAGTTTTCTTTTTATAATAAATGTTATCCCAGCGCAACAATACCTTGGTATTTCCTCCGAAGAGATCTTCGGCTGATTGGTGGATGTCAATAAGACTCATCGCATAACCTGGGCGAATCGGTATTAGAAAGTAATTCTGAACAGTCCCCAAATTCAAAGGTGAACAGTGTCGGACAAGCTCAATATCTGACATATTCTGATAATTACTTGTGGATTCGGGACATAATTCAGCAATAGCAGATAATACTTCTTGGCGTTCAAGGCAACGCGAAAAACAAAATCTCACAAAACCGTCGTTACATTTTGTAAATCCCATCATCAAAAGATCTGACTCTAGGCTAGGAGTAAGAGAGGCTTGCTCAAATTTCACCATGCTGAGATTCTTTTCTACGGCCTTGTCAACAGTATCCACAATGAGATAACGTTCGAATAGTGAATCCACAGAAGATGAGACTCTACTAAAAGGTACAGCAAGTATTTTTTTCCCACTATTCGTGAGAACTCTAAGCGCTATGGCTTTATTTTTTAACCAGAGTATCTTGCATTCATATTGATTGGGCTTCGCAAGAAAAACATTCAATTTTTCTCTGAAATTACCTTTTCTCTCTCCTTGGACAAGGAATGAATCAAATGGAAAAACTGCAAGTTCACCAGATTTCAATCGGCGCCATTCAAGACTAAAGCCCGAAACACGAGCGGGTGTATAAGATTGCCTTTCGGAAAGTTCGTGGAGTTGAATAATTAACTCATTCGGGGATAACACCTGAAGCTTAGTCAGTTCGGAAATTTTCTTTGCCTTTTTTAAAAAAGCTTGGTCCCTTGTAACAAAAGTGTTTATATCGGAAGCAGCAGCCTTTGCTAATTGTCTAACATCGGATTCCTGGTTTGGCCTATTATCGGGTAAAATTTTCCTTAAAATTTCATCAAAATTTTCAACCAAGCGTGGCTCGGGCTCTACCGGAAAGAAATTTTGGGCTCTATTTCGGGATTTTATGCGCTGATTGAGATCGCTATTTCGGTTGATTTCATTGAATATTTCATCCGTAACCCGAAGGTTGAGAGAATCTATAAAAAAATCAGAGAGTAGCTCTTTGGAGGGCCCTGACTTGTCACTATCTATCTCATCAAAATCAAAGAAAATTTGCGCGTCAATAATGACATCAAAAGTGTCATCTGATGTTTTCGCTTGAAAAAGTTTCAATTGGTCATCTTCGGCCAGAGTAAGACACCAATGAGTCAGAAGATGCCCGTCTTTAGATCGCCCAGGTTTTTCACCAAAGGCCACAAACCCTAATTGAGGCCAAAGCTTATCCGCTGGAAAATCACGACGGCAATGTAGTTTTATGACCTTCTGGGTAGTAGCAGAATTCTTTAGAAACTCAATAAGCTGCTTTGCGATGCCTTGGTCTCGAGAATTTTCTGACACGCAAAGTTGGGCTATACGGAAATAGTTTGTATAAGCAGCAAAAAGAAGATATCCCACAAGTTGACCATCATCAGTTTTGGCACCTAACGCGCCTCCTTTTTTTATAAAACCGTCTAAAAGAGTTTCTTTGGTAAGAAAGCCGAGCGTCCTAATGTTGTGTTTCATTAAATCGTCCACTGCTTCGATATCAGTAGATTTCAGTTGTAAGATAATTGGCTTCACATCTTTCCTTTCTGCTGTTCCACTACTGCGATGACAGACGGGAGCCTACCGCGTAGGGGGTACGGGGCCTGCCCCTACATGTCTTAAGCAGGGGACCGTCCCCAACACCATCTCGACCATCCCACCAAACCCTCATCCTGTCCATCTTTTCATTACTGGATAGAACCACTCCAGTGCAGGCTCTGCCCATCCTGATGAACTGGCCTGACACCAGTTGCACACCGCTTCAGACAGTTTCCACCACATCTCATCATCTGAGAAGCATGAAGGTTGACAGGGGCATGCTAACGATTCGGGGATCGTCAACTTCTTCGGAATTGTCCTGCGTGATCAGCAGGCCAAAAGCGGCATTGTTCACTGATTTTTCGAGAAATGACCGAATGCCCAGCGTATCCCGTAAGGGATCTATCCTGCGTTGATATTTGATTTCTACCGGCACGCGTTGAGCACCGACAGTCAAAACAAAATCCACTTCGCGGTCTATTCCCCGTTCGGGAAAATGGGCGATGTCCAATCCGTGAATCGTCGAGGCAGTTGCGCCGAAAATACTCTCCGCGAGATGCCCGGCTAATGTGGTGAGTTCAGGACGCTCTGTCAGGGCTTCCGACGTCAATAGTGTTAGTGCGCCCTGCCAGACTATACCAGCCTCTTTCAGTCTCCAGTTCGGAACTTTCAGTAACGACAACTTTCACAGAGGCATTATCTACGAGAAACTTGAGTTGTGCATCCCAGCCGTCCAGATTCTGAATCTCGTCAAAAAAGAGATATGCCTTCTGGCCATCTCGCGCTAACGCATTGAAACGCGCCCCTGTTATCTTTCGTTCAAACCAGCGGGAAATGGCGAGAATCGGATCCTCTATCCTTTGCAACGATGCCAATTCCTCAAACTGCACGCGAAGGATGCTTGTGGGAGGCACGCCTTCGTCGAGCAAATCCGCAATAATTTGAAACTGTGCCGTCGTCTTTCCTACCTGGCGCGGGCCTCGCACCACGATGATAGGAGCTATCTCCGCATCCAGACGGCGACGCATCTGCACGACCAGATGGCGGCGCGTTTGCGGTTGCAGAGGCATGGGATCGCCCTCCCACCACGGGTTCAGATCACGCAAGTCAGCGACCAATTGCGGCGGGAGCCCGCTATCGGCAAAAAGCGAATCCTGACTGCTCATGATCAATCCTTTCTCCAAAGTATTGCATTTCGACAACGCGAAACGCCAGCTACCTCCACATCCCAATAATATACAGCATCAGTGCCAAATCCAGACAATTTCCACCACATCCCGTCCATCCCTATATGCACTAAATGAGCGACCTGCCTTTCATCCTGTCCATCCTTCCATCCTGCCTATCCTGATCCAAAGTGTCTCCCTTCTTTAGCTGCTTGCCATTGGTCTTCTGTGTCGATCTCGGCACCGGAATCGCCCTGTTGTTTCATCCAGCAATCGAGCTCGGCAGACAGGCTTTTCTTCGCCTCTGCGTGCGCGGGATCATCGGCCAGATTATTCAACTCGCAGGGATCCTCATCCATGCGATACAACTGCTCGGGCGGGCGGCGCATGTATCGATCCACCAAAAACCGCGTATGCTCATTAAACGTCGTATCAAAAACCCACGTTGGCCAGTACTGATGCCATCGAAACTGCCCCATCAGATGCTTCTCAATATAGATCGCCTCGGGCGTCAAATTGCGAATATAGTGATACGTACCATCCGTCACCGCGCGAATCGGATAGGGCGGACCCTCGGGAATATTATTATGCATAAAATACGCGAACGCCCGATGCGCATCTGCCTCGCCCAAAAGCACAGACATAAAACTCGACCCATCAAAATCAATCGCATCGGAATCACCGCCCGCAGCCTCAATCAGCGTTGGCGCGACATCCTCATACTGAATAACCGCATCGGTATATCCCGGCTTCACCACGCCGGGCCAGCGCACAATAAAACCCGTATGAACACCCGTATTCCAATTTGTCCACTTGCACCCGGGAAACTGCGACCCCTGCTCAGACGTAAAAATCACCAGCGTATTATCCGCCTTCCCGGACTCATCCAGCACCGCGAGAATCTCACCGACCTCCTGATCCAGCACCTCAATCTCCGCCAAATACCTGGCATAATCGCTCCGCGTCTCCTCTGTATCTGCCAGATACGGAGGCAACTTCAACGCATCCAGATCAAAATGCTCGGGATTGCCCAGCGTCCACGGCGCGTGCGGCTCAAAAAGACCCGCCACAAGACAAAAAGGCGTATCCCGACACGCTTCCACAAACGCGCGAATACCCGCAACGCCAAACTCGGGATCGGGATGTGTGCATCCCCCCTCAATACCCGGCACATATTCAAACGGAAAACTCTTATTGGGACCCACGTGCTTCTTGCCACAAAGCCCCACGCGATACCCCAGATCCCCCAGAAAATGCGGAAGACTCTTCGTCCCCGGACGCGCGGCAGAATGATTCCAGCACGAACCATTGCGCGCTGGGTACAACCCCGTATAAAGCGCCGTACGACACGGATTGCACATCGCCATAGGCAAATACGCCCGATTAAAAACCAGACCTTCCCGCGCCAAACCGTCAATATTCGGCGTATCCACATTCTGCCCACCGTAAAGCGACAAATCGAGATACGTCGCATCATCTGCAATCATAATCAAAATATTCGGTCCCATAACCCCTCCTTTTTAAGTCCCAACCGAATCAACAATTCCGACGGCGCATCAATAGCGCGCAACTTTTCAACCATCAAACGCTGCATACGGGCCAGAGCATCTGATTCACCATCGGCGAGATCATTCTCCTGCTCGGGATCCGAAGGCATGTGATACAACCGCGTCTTGTGCTTCTCGGGATGTCGCGCAGGCGTCTGCTTGCTCCGAAGCACATCGGCGCCCCAATCAAACTGATTCCGATTCGCAATAATACTCGAATACGCATACACCGGCGGATTGGACTCATCCACCCCCTGCAACAGCACATACTCCCCATCGGTAATATTGCACGTCCCCGAAAACTGACCGTACAAAATCGCATCGCGCCCGGGCGCATCCTCATCCCGCAGAAACGGAATCAAACTCTGCCCGTGCAAATTCACCCCATCGGGCACCCCCAACCCCATAGCCTCTACCACAGTCGGAAAATAATCAACCGGCTGCGCAAACTGCACAGGACGCGCACCGTGACCAAACTCGGGATGCCACACAATCATCGGAATCCGCGTAATCTCATTCCAGAGCACCCAGTTCTTTCCCGTGCGCCCGTGATCGCCATTGTGCGTCCCGTGATCCGACGCGAGAATAATCATCGTATCATCCATCAACCCCATATTCTCAACCTGATCGAGAAAATGCCCCACCCAGCGATCCACCATCGTCACCTCACCCGCATAAATCGCCTGCACCCGCTTCAACTCCGCCTCCGTCAAATTGCCATCCACCCAATCGTAAGGCGCAACCGGATACTCCATCACATCGTCTTCCGAATCATCGTACAACTTCACATAGTGGCGTGGCGGATCCCATGGTTCGTGCGGATCAAAAGAATCAATCATCAAAAAGAACTCTTGATCGGCATTGTGCTGAAGCCACCGCGCCGCCCTCGAAAACAACTGCGGCGAAAACCAGTCGCGCTCTTCTTTCCGGATATATTGCGCATTGCGAAAATGCGGTTGCTCGGGCCTGTTATGCGGCGGATAATCCAGCGTCCGATTCTCAAAAACAATATCCGAATCCGTCACATACCGGTCCCGCTCCTGCCCGCGCACAAAATCAAATCCCGAAAACGGACGCCAGTACCCACTGCCCGGATTGCTCGTCCAATGGTGATACACATCCGTAAAAAAATAGGACACCTTACCCGCCTCATGCACCGTCCCACCCAGTGTCACATCATCAGGCTCTATACCGCCCCATCCCCGCCATGGAAACTCGTATCGCCCCGTCGCAATATCCCGGCGACACGGCAGCGTGGGATACGAAGCCAAATACGCATTCTCAAAAACCGCGCCCCGCTCGGCAAAACGATCTATATTCGGCGTGTGAATCCGCGAATTGTCATAACACCCCACGTGATCTCGACGCCATGTATCCAGCACAATCAAAATAACATTCATAAAAAACTCCTCATGTTAAAACCCCTTCTACCCTCACCCGCAGATCCGCCACAGAACCACCCGCGGTATTGAGCACCGCAGGACCATCATAACCATTCGCCTTGAGCGCGAGGACCACATCCATATCATCCTCCCCAATCGTCACCATACCCATACGCTCCACATACTTATCCACAATCCCAACAGCGTTATCAACATCCATCGCATTGAGCCAGATATGTGCGCGCTCGGGCAAATCGGGCATCAAAACATCAAAATCCGCCGCACTTTCCAAACACGTATCCACCCCATTCCCGATATTCAGCGTCACATCTGGAATATTCTCAAGCAACGCCTGCACACCCCTCACCAGAGCCTCGCGCGCCTCGCGGGAACGCGCACCACAGAGAAAACTCGCACACCGCAAGCGAAGAGCCCGCGCCAGATGAACATCCCACTCAACCTGCCGAAAATTAGAACCTGGATCATCGCGCACATGTAACCCCATCAACGCCACACCCGCATCGTCAAAATAATCGCGAATCATCCTCACCGAAGCATCTGGATGAAAAGGCGAACTCGCCGTAAACGCACAATGCAACACCATAGCATCAAAACCCGCTGCCTTTGCAATCTTCAAGGCAGCGGGCAACACGGCTTTTGGACACATAACAGGATCAAAACACAAACGCACAATAAGCCTCCTTCTCTCTTTCCCTCAACCCCCAATCGGTCAGCTATCAGCCCAACCAGCCCCAGTCCCTCTTTTTCATCTGCGTTCATCTGCGTCATCTGCGGATCACACTTCTACATCCCCTCCCAATACGCCCACATATCATCCGGATCTTCAAACTTGAGATCATCCCAATTCGTCCATCGAAAACGCGTAATAATCGCCATGCGAATCTCATTGCTACAATTCATACTCGCGCTGTGAATCAAATGACTGTGCCAGATCATCGCGGACCCCGCTGGCCCTGAAATCTCCTCATAATCCTCCTCATCCCAATCGAGAATCTCCAGCGGCCTCGTCGAACGCGGTTCGCCCTCGTAAATCGGCAAATCGTAAAACTTCTTACCCAGACTCACCCGCGAATGGGTCTTGAAATAATCCGCCATGTGTTTATGCGTCCCCGGCCACACGCAGGTACCACCACCCTGGGGCTTCACATCATTGAGATACAGCGTAATACCCACCGTCCAATTATTCACAACACCGCTGCCAAGCCCGTGCCCATCCATGTGATTACCCCTGGGTTCTTCCCACTCCCCACCCTGCGGAAACCGCAAATTTGCCGACGTAACTGGTGGATGCAAAGGCGCCAAACGCCCCTTACCAGCCAACTCTTCAACCATACTGTACAGCGGCGAATCGTAAACCAACGCGTGAAACGCCGCGTGCCCATCCATCCCCTGAGACCCCTCTTTCCCAACCCACGTAGAAGGATCATTGCGATCCACAGGCAAATGATCCCAAATCACATCTCGCGCGGCTTCCATCTGTTCGGGCGTCACCACATCGCGTTTAATCACATAGCCCTTCTCTCGAAACGCCTCTTTATCATCAACCGTCAAATAAGCCATCACACGCTCCTTCCATCGGCGATATACCGCTCGACCATCTCCCTGAACTCGCGCACAATACCCGGTTCTCTGCCAAACAGATTATAAGACTCAAACGGATCATCTCCCATATGATAAAGCTGACCCCTTGCCCCCGGCACAGGACCCGTGCCCGCACACCCATCTATACCGCGCCCCATATCTCCGGAATTGTCACAATCGACAATCAACTTCCAATCCCCACGCCGAATCGAAAACACCCCCATGCAGGAATGGTGTATCAAATCATCCCGAACAGGCTCAGTCTCACCCATCAACGCGGGCAAAAAACTCGCACTATCTTCCCCCGCATCTTCTGGAAGCGTCTCCCCCACAATATCCGCCACAGTCGCCATAAAATCCTGCAACCCAACCAGCGCATCGCAAACCGAATTGGGCGCAACAACACCTGGCCAGCGCGCGATAAACGGCTCTCTGTGTCCTCCCTCCCAGATAAACCCCTTAAAACCGCGCCAATCACCACAAGACTTATGACCATACGTGCGACCATCACAACCCGGCAAAGCACCATTATCACTCGTCACAATAACCAGCGTATCATCCGCCAACCCACAGCGATCCAGCGCATCCATCACCTGCCCCACCATCCAGTCAACCAGCGCGACCATATCCCCCCGGGGACCTGCCTCACTCGCACCGCGCAAAAACTCCGGCACACATTCGACCGTACACGGTTCATGCGGCGCAGAAGCCGCCAGATAAAGAAAAAAAGGCGTATCTTCATCCCTCGCCCGCTCCTCAATATACGCCACAGCCTTCTCCGTAAAAGCCGGATCCGCCTCCTTGTGGTCCCAATCCGGAATCATCAACCCGCGCCGACCACCCGCCATCTCAACCGGCTTTTGCACACTCGGAACACCCACCGTCTGATCCTGATCGATAAAACAATAAGGCGGTTGCGCCGTCGAACAACCCGATGTCCCGTAAAACCTGTCAAATCCCAATTCAATTGGTCCCCCCGCAATCGGCTTTGAAAAATCGATCTTATCTTCCTCCACAGGATCGGGTGACCCACCCGGCCACGGCAGGGGCTGGTCAAAATCAAACACCTCACCATCCTTCACACCCCAACCCAAACCCAAATGCCACTTGCCAAAACACCCCGTGTGATAGCCACACTTCTTCAACAAAGAAGCCACCGTCACGCGCTCGGGCTCAATCAACGGCAATTCGTAATTGAACAACACATGGGCCTTCAATTCTGTACGCCAGCAATAACGCCCGGTCAAAATCCCATATCGCGTGGGCGTACACACCGCCGAAGGCGAATGTGCATCCGTAAACCGCATCCCCTCGCGCGCCAACCGATCCATATACGGCGTGGGGATCTTCGACTGCGGATTATAATACCCCACATCGCCATAGCCCATATCATCGGCGAGGATATAAACAATATTCGGACGTGTATTAGACATCTCTAATCCCTCATATTAATCCACGGTTCATCCCCCGACACATCAACCAGCACTTCACCATCGAATTTAGCCGGAGACAAAATCGCCAAAAAAACCAGATCCTCATCCCCGGCATTATACGTCCCGTGCACCATATCCATCGGAATATGCGCCGCATCTCCCGGACCCAGAATTCGCGAATCCCTATCCACCCACTGCTCCGCCGTCCCTGCAATCACATAAATAATCTCTTCCATACACGGATGGCGATGAAACGCATGCGCCTTGCCCGGCGGCATCGTCACCCGCACCAGCAACAAATGATCCGCCTCGGTCAACCCCTCCCGACTGATCCACTCGTGCGGACCCCACGGCAATTCCTCCACCTGCACATCGCCTTGCCTGATAAACCTCAACACATCTGACATAGTTATCCCCCACCGATCAAATCGCGCGCATCGACAATAGCTTTCAACTTTGCCTCCGCCACATGTGCCGAAGCCACGGGATTATCGGCGAACGTGGCAAAACCGCAATCCGGTGTCAGCAAAACGCGCGCTTCTCCAAACAGATTGATCGCCTGTGAAATTCGCCGCCGAATATCTTCTACCAACTCCACCGAATCCAGCTTCTGATTCACCACACCAACCCCCACGCGCTTATCGTCCGGAACCGCTTTCAACACATCCACATCACCAGCCCGCTCAGTGCAAAGCTCCAGAAACAGCGCCCCCACATCCACCCGTTTCAGCACATCCATCAGCGCGCCATACCCCCCGGAAAGCGCCGCGGACTCATCCCGCGTCCAATTGCCCCGGCAAATATGCAACCCCAGCCGCTCCCCCGGCAAACCCCGCACAACCTCATTCAACAAACCGACCGCAAAGTCAAGCTCCATCGACGCCTCTAACTTCTCGCTCAATGCCCCACACATAAAACTGCGATTCCCGGTCGCACTCCCAAAAACCACCTCTGTCAAAACCGGCTCATCGAACTGCACCAGCGCAACACCCGCTGCCAGCAAAAAATGCACCTCCTCCCGCAAAACCCGCACCACATCCCGCGCCAGTTCATCCCGCGACTCGTACGGACGCTCCCTGAGACAATCCAGCCACATCGTACGCGTCAGCAAATAAGGCCCGGGCAGCGCCACCTTCACTGGCTTATCCGAACAAGAACTCGCAAACTCAAACTCGTGAACCGCCAGCGGACGGCTCCGCCCCAACTTCCCGTACACCACCGGATGCCGCACCTCAGCCGCCGGAACATCCAGCGCGCGCAACTCCTTCTCAAACTTCTCCGAATCATCCACCATCGCCGTCAAATCGCTCAGCGGAATAAGCTGGCAATTATCCAGCAACCCACCCACAAAACTCGCATAACTATCCCGACGCTGCTCCCCATCCGTCAGCACATCAACCCCTGCGCGAGACTGCGCGCCAATACAAAGCCGCACCGCATCATCTGCCGTCGCCTGAAACTCTGCGTCATCCAGCCTGCCCTCGAGCCGATCGTGTACCGCCTGCAGCATCCAGCGAGGACGCGGCCAACTCCCAATCCCCATAACAGACAGCGGCGCAATCCCCGGCGCGGGCGCAGGACCCGGCAGCGACTCGGGAATCGTCACCGCCACCCGAAGCTGCTCCCCAACAGAAGCCACAGCCCGCCCGCGGTCCTCAAACGGCCCCTTGCAAACGAGATAACTGCGCTGCCGCCCCACCTTTGTCCACGACACCAGTTCATTGCTCGTCAACCGACACCATGCGGGCAACTCGACCTCAACCGTCGCATCCGTAGATAAAATCTCTAACAATCCACCGCGCGCCAGCGGATCGATATGCCGGCGAATCAGCAATAACAAACCGCCGCCGCAATCCAAATCCCCACCATCAAAACTGACATCGGGCGTATATTCGTGTCGTACTATCGGCTCCAACACACCTCCTAATACGTAATACAGGGCGTCCCATCGGAAAGAAACTCCACCAGCGC is drawn from Gemmatimonadota bacterium and contains these coding sequences:
- a CDS encoding GNAT family N-acetyltransferase, with product MKPIILQLKSTDIEAVDDLMKHNIRTLGFLTKETLLDGFIKKGGALGAKTDDGQLVGYLLFAAYTNYFRIAQLCVSENSRDQGIAKQLIEFLKNSATTQKVIKLHCRRDFPADKLWPQLGFVAFGEKPGRSKDGHLLTHWCLTLAEDDQLKLFQAKTSDDTFDVIIDAQIFFDFDEIDSDKSGPSKELLSDFFIDSLNLRVTDEIFNEINRNSDLNQRIKSRNRAQNFFPVEPEPRLVENFDEILRKILPDNRPNQESDVRQLAKAAASDINTFVTRDQAFLKKAKKISELTKLQVLSPNELIIQLHELSERQSYTPARVSGFSLEWRRLKSGELAVFPFDSFLVQGERKGNFREKLNVFLAKPNQYECKILWLKNKAIALRVLTNSGKKILAVPFSRVSSSVDSLFERYLIVDTVDKAVEKNLSMVKFEQASLTPSLESDLLMMGFTKCNDGFVRFCFSRCLERQEVLSAIAELCPESTSNYQNMSDIELVRHCSPLNLGTVQNYFLIPIRPGYAMSLIDIHQSAEDLFGGNTKVLLRWDNIYYKKKTHHKMLKPPARILWYVSGKKQIVAVSHLDDVEIGTPKVLFKKFKNLGILDWKHLYEMCGRNTETEIMALRFSHTFPFPQPVSLEAMRTVFKEDNVGLGLRSPLKIPTETFCKLFHLGYPGRP
- a CDS encoding helix-turn-helix transcriptional regulator; this translates as MSEKANYTVGAGNVFKDLGFDRPDEELAKSDLAIQISKIIQQKGWTQKKAAGVLGIDQPKVSALKNGRLGGFSIERLLSFLRALDRDIDIVVRPKTEDVAHIQVAEAINRPRYVTR
- a CDS encoding sulfatase translates to MGPNILIMIADDATYLDLSLYGGQNVDTPNIDGLAREGLVFNRAYLPMAMCNPCRTALYTGLYPARNGSCWNHSAARPGTKSLPHFLGDLGYRVGLCGKKHVGPNKSFPFEYVPGIEGGCTHPDPEFGVAGIRAFVEACRDTPFCLVAGLFEPHAPWTLGNPEHFDLDALKLPPYLADTEETRSDYARYLAEIEVLDQEVGEILAVLDESGKADNTLVIFTSEQGSQFPGCKWTNWNTGVHTGFIVRWPGVVKPGYTDAVIQYEDVAPTLIEAAGGDSDAIDFDGSSFMSVLLGEADAHRAFAYFMHNNIPEGPPYPIRAVTDGTYHYIRNLTPEAIYIEKHLMGQFRWHQYWPTWVFDTTFNEHTRFLVDRYMRRPPEQLYRMDEDPCELNNLADDPAHAEAKKSLSAELDCWMKQQGDSGAEIDTEDQWQAAKEGRHFGSG
- a CDS encoding phytanoyl-CoA dioxygenase family protein, producing the protein MAYLTVDDKEAFREKGYVIKRDVVTPEQMEAARDVIWDHLPVDRNDPSTWVGKEGSQGMDGHAAFHALVYDSPLYSMVEELAGKGRLAPLHPPVTSANLRFPQGGEWEEPRGNHMDGHGLGSGVVNNWTVGITLYLNDVKPQGGGTCVWPGTHKHMADYFKTHSRVSLGKKFYDLPIYEGEPRSTRPLEILDWDEEDYEEISGPAGSAMIWHSHLIHSASMNCSNEIRMAIITRFRWTNWDDLKFEDPDDMWAYWEGM
- a CDS encoding AAA family ATPase, producing MSSQDSLFADSGLPPQLVADLRDLNPWWEGDPMPLQPQTRRHLVVQMRRRLDAEIAPIIVVRGPRQVGKTTAQFQIIADLLDEGVPPTSILRVQFEELASLQRIEDPILAISRWFERKITGARFNALARDGQKAYLFFDEIQNLDGWDAQLKFLVDNASVKVVVTESSELETERGWYSLAGRTNTIDVGSPDRAS
- a CDS encoding sulfatase, which translates into the protein MNVILIVLDTWRRDHVGCYDNSRIHTPNIDRFAERGAVFENAYLASYPTLPCRRDIATGRYEFPWRGWGGIEPDDVTLGGTVHEAGKVSYFFTDVYHHWTSNPGSGYWRPFSGFDFVRGQERDRYVTDSDIVFENRTLDYPPHNRPEQPHFRNAQYIRKEERDWFSPQLFSRAARWLQHNADQEFFLMIDSFDPHEPWDPPRHYVKLYDDSEDDVMEYPVAPYDWVDGNLTEAELKRVQAIYAGEVTMVDRWVGHFLDQVENMGLMDDTMIILASDHGTHNGDHGRTGKNWVLWNEITRIPMIVWHPEFGHGARPVQFAQPVDYFPTVVEAMGLGVPDGVNLHGQSLIPFLRDEDAPGRDAILYGQFSGTCNITDGEYVLLQGVDESNPPVYAYSSIIANRNQFDWGADVLRSKQTPARHPEKHKTRLYHMPSDPEQENDLADGESDALARMQRLMVEKLRAIDAPSELLIRLGLKKEGLWDRIF